The proteins below come from a single Holdemania massiliensis genomic window:
- a CDS encoding sugar kinase, whose amino-acid sequence MKIITLGEIMLRLSTPGNTRFVQSDSFDVVYGGGEANVAVSLANYGHDAYYVTKLPKHEIGQSAVNALRRFGVHTDYIARGGDRVGIYYLETGASMRASKVIYDRAGSSIAEASVEDFDFDAIMEGADWFHWSGITPAISANGAALTKAACIAAKKHGVTVSCDLNYRKKLWTPAEAQAVMKDLMQYVDVCIGNEEDAELCLGFKPEGTDVSSGKLDLNGYKTIFEQMRTQFGFKTVCTTLRESFSATHNGWSALIYDGEEFYQSKRYEINPIVDRVGGGDSFSGGLIHGLLTKKTQGEALEFAVAASALKHTINGDFNLVSAEEVEALAGGDGSGRVQR is encoded by the coding sequence ATGAAAATCATTACATTAGGCGAAATCATGCTTCGTCTGTCCACTCCGGGCAATACTCGTTTTGTTCAGTCCGATTCCTTTGACGTCGTTTACGGCGGCGGCGAGGCGAATGTGGCAGTTTCTCTGGCCAATTATGGTCATGATGCGTATTATGTGACCAAACTGCCGAAACATGAAATCGGTCAGTCAGCCGTCAATGCTTTGCGTCGATTTGGCGTCCACACGGATTACATCGCCCGCGGCGGTGATCGGGTTGGCATTTATTATCTGGAAACTGGCGCTTCAATGCGGGCTTCCAAGGTTATTTATGACCGTGCCGGATCTTCGATTGCCGAAGCTTCCGTGGAAGATTTTGATTTTGATGCGATCATGGAAGGGGCCGATTGGTTCCATTGGTCAGGCATCACACCGGCGATCAGCGCAAACGGTGCGGCATTAACCAAAGCCGCCTGCATCGCAGCGAAGAAACATGGCGTAACGGTATCCTGCGATTTGAATTACCGCAAGAAATTATGGACACCCGCCGAAGCTCAGGCCGTCATGAAAGATCTGATGCAGTATGTTGATGTCTGCATCGGCAATGAAGAAGATGCTGAACTGTGCTTGGGCTTTAAGCCGGAGGGAACGGATGTTTCCAGCGGCAAGCTGGATCTGAATGGCTATAAGACCATTTTTGAACAGATGCGCACTCAGTTTGGTTTCAAGACTGTCTGCACCACGCTGCGGGAAAGCTTCTCGGCCACGCATAACGGCTGGTCAGCTCTGATCTATGACGGCGAGGAATTCTATCAGTCCAAGCGTTATGAAATCAATCCGATTGTTGACCGGGTTGGCGGCGGCGATTCCTTCTCTGGGGGTCTGATCCATGGTCTGCTGACCAAGAAAACACAGGGCGAAGCTCTCGAATTCGCAGTTGCGGCTTCTGCATTGAAGCATACAATCAACGGTGATTTCAACTTGGTCAGTGCGGAAGAAGTCGAAGCCTTAGCTGGCGGCGATGGTTCCGGACGTGTCCAGCGATAA
- the eda gene encoding bifunctional 4-hydroxy-2-oxoglutarate aldolase/2-dehydro-3-deoxy-phosphogluconate aldolase yields the protein MDAILEKISRIGIVPVIKIDRVEDAEPLAKALCEGGLPVAEVTFRTEHAKKAMQIINEKFPEMILGAGTVLTTKQVDDAIEAGAKFIVSPGLNPEIVRYCQSKNIMILPGCANASDIEAALSFGLTTVKFFPAEPLGGLKMIKALAAPYVNVNFMPTGGVKENNICEYLAYDRIVACGGTWMIDSKLIANGEFDKIKELTQQAVKTMLGLKLDHVGINATPSTSEGIANEMAGLLQCDVRATSKSFFAGETVEVMNENGRGTHGHICYTVNSVDRAVRYFEARGYKFVEETKQFDAKGHLKFAYFEGEIGGFAIHLKNAA from the coding sequence ATGGATGCAATTTTAGAAAAAATCAGCCGGATCGGCATTGTGCCGGTCATCAAAATCGACCGGGTAGAAGACGCTGAGCCGCTGGCAAAAGCGCTGTGCGAGGGCGGTCTGCCTGTCGCTGAGGTCACCTTCCGGACAGAACATGCCAAAAAAGCAATGCAGATCATCAACGAGAAGTTCCCGGAAATGATTCTGGGTGCCGGCACCGTGTTAACAACAAAGCAGGTCGACGATGCGATTGAGGCTGGGGCAAAGTTCATTGTTTCACCGGGCCTGAATCCAGAAATTGTCCGTTACTGCCAGTCTAAAAACATCATGATTCTGCCGGGCTGCGCGAATGCCAGCGATATTGAAGCGGCGCTGTCATTCGGGTTAACGACGGTTAAATTCTTCCCAGCTGAGCCGTTAGGCGGTCTGAAGATGATTAAGGCGCTGGCTGCTCCTTATGTGAATGTCAACTTTATGCCAACCGGCGGCGTCAAAGAAAATAATATCTGCGAATATCTGGCGTATGATCGGATCGTCGCCTGCGGCGGCACCTGGATGATCGATTCCAAGCTGATTGCCAATGGTGAATTCGATAAGATTAAGGAACTGACACAGCAGGCAGTCAAGACGATGTTAGGTCTGAAACTGGATCATGTCGGCATCAATGCGACGCCGTCGACTTCTGAGGGCATTGCCAATGAAATGGCAGGACTGCTGCAGTGTGATGTCCGCGCAACCTCCAAGAGCTTCTTTGCGGGAGAGACCGTTGAAGTCATGAACGAAAATGGCCGCGGAACGCATGGTCATATCTGTTATACCGTGAATTCGGTTGACCGCGCAGTTCGTTACTTTGAAGCCCGCGGTTACAAGTTTGTTGAGGAAACAAAGCAGTTTGACGCGAAAGGACATCTGAAATTCGCTTATTTTGAAGGCGAAATCGGCGGCTTTGCGATCCATCTGAAGAATGCAGCATAA